GCTCACCTTCTAAGATCTCAATTACTGACTGAAGCTGGCTTAGTTCATTGAATTCCGGCTGTTGCAAAATTTCGCGGATACCACTGATAAATAGCTGTCCCATTGCTGGGGTTTGGCAGACCGAGGTTAGCTGCTTGAGTGACTCCTCAATAAAGTCGGTATATTGCAAAAACTGCCGATCGAGCTCCTGCCAGGGCAACAGATAATCAAACTCGGCCAGGTTTTGATCCTGAATCTGACTATTAATAAAATTGCTAATTGTCTGTAGCTCTGACTCTAGTGTTTTAGAACTCAGCTCCGGGGGCAAGTCCATCAAAACCGAAACTGTGTCATAGGAATCACTTATGGCGATCGCCATCACTTTGCGATCGTCCACCGGCACCAGTTGAATATGCTTAATTCTGGCCATGCGCCCACTAGGAGCCGTAATCAAGGCAATGCAACCAGTGAGGGTAGCCAAAATCTGAGTAAGATTGTGCAACATGATTTCCAAGCTTTGGCGGCCAATTAGCTCAGTGCGCTGCAACAAAATCCGGCTGGCGGTTTCCGCTTGAAGACTGTTGGGGGAAATTAATTCATCTACATAAATGCGATAACCAGAATTAGAAGGCACGCGCCCCGCAGAAGTATGCGGCTGATACAAAAAACCAGAACGATCGAGCGCCCCCATCACGTTACGAATTGTGGCAGGCGAAATCTTAAAATCATATTCATTGACCAAAACTTTAGAACCCACTGGCTCTGCTGTGGCAATGTAGTGATTGATGGTGGCCCAAAGCACCTTTTGTTCACGATTGTTTAACTTAGCTTTCATGGCAATTAAACAAATATCAACTTGACGATCGCCCTAGCTCATTCGTCTGGCCGATGCTGAATCTATAGTCACTCAGGAAAATAACCAAAATAACCATAGCGCCGATTCAGGATTGCCACAACCGCTACTAGAATGATTAGCTAAACCAATTTATCCTCTTTATCCTCAAACCTTAAAACTTTCTTGTAACTTGGCCACGACCTGTAAATTAGTCTAGGATTAAAAACTATCTTAATCAATACATAACTATAGTAGAGCCTAGATTGGTTAATTCGGCCTGACCTAGTTAACGAAAATATCATAAACAAGTGAGATTTACTTAACTGCTAAGCAGGGCATTCTAAGCAAAGCATTTTACTTACTGTTTGCACCGATCGAGTTAGAATGGCAAACTAATGTAAATGTTGCCGAGCTTATATTCATTTAGTATCCATTAGTATCCATTTAGCAAACTATGTAAATTAAGTGAGCTAGTGAGCTATTGATAAAGATTGATCAATAATATTGATAAAGATTGATCAATAATATTGATTTAGTGCTTATGTTGATCAACTAATTAAGTGTGATCTACTTCTCTATATTGAAAGACTAGTTAACTGTTAGCTAAATAACGCGATGTGCAACTAAAACTCTGAAACCCTTATATCCTCGTGCTAGTTAACCTGGATCTTGATATTTTGGATCGCTCAAACGACCTAAAATCAATGGCCTGGAAATAGTTGCACACCAGGTTAAATAGATCAGCGATCGGTTAACAGTTTGACGGCATAGATTT
The sequence above is a segment of the Pseudanabaena sp. PCC 7367 genome. Coding sequences within it:
- the hrcA gene encoding heat-inducible transcriptional repressor HrcA, whose amino-acid sequence is MKAKLNNREQKVLWATINHYIATAEPVGSKVLVNEYDFKISPATIRNVMGALDRSGFLYQPHTSAGRVPSNSGYRIYVDELISPNSLQAETASRILLQRTELIGRQSLEIMLHNLTQILATLTGCIALITAPSGRMARIKHIQLVPVDDRKVMAIAISDSYDTVSVLMDLPPELSSKTLESELQTISNFINSQIQDQNLAEFDYLLPWQELDRQFLQYTDFIEESLKQLTSVCQTPAMGQLFISGIREILQQPEFNELSQLQSVIEILEGERDRLFPLISQQSQPSLANAVSVKIGTEIDLEAIQNCALIYCDYKYANTAVGSVGVLGPTRMNYENAIASVEATASHLAEAIKLVS